The following coding sequences lie in one Heyndrickxia oleronia genomic window:
- the rplI gene encoding 50S ribosomal protein L9, which yields MKVIFLKDVKGKGKKGETKNVADGYAHNFLIKQGLAVEATAGNLKGLDAQKKKEQKIAEQELEDAKILKEKLEKITVELKAKSGTGGRLFGSITSKQISEQLNKTFKIKIDKRKMELDDAIRTLGVTKVPVKLHSEVTATLNVHVKEES from the coding sequence ATGAAAGTTATATTTTTAAAGGATGTAAAAGGGAAAGGTAAAAAAGGCGAAACAAAAAATGTTGCAGATGGATATGCACATAACTTTCTAATTAAGCAAGGGTTAGCTGTTGAAGCAACGGCTGGAAACCTAAAAGGTTTAGATGCTCAAAAGAAAAAAGAACAAAAAATAGCTGAACAAGAGCTTGAAGATGCAAAGATATTAAAGGAAAAGCTTGAAAAAATCACTGTTGAGCTAAAAGCAAAATCCGGTACTGGTGGCCGTTTATTTGGCTCAATCACAAGCAAACAAATTTCCGAGCAATTAAATAAAACATTTAAAATAAAAATAGATAAACGTAAGATGGAGCTAGATGATGCTATCCGTACACTAGGCGTAACAAAGGTTCCAGTGAAATTACATTCTGAGGTCACAGCTACTTTAAATGTACATGTAAAAGAAGAAAGTTAA
- a CDS encoding YybS family protein: protein MGKSKMLTEGALMLAVFAILLFIYNYIPLLSIVSVLFLLLPFILYSAKYPFKHALVLLIGSILISVLLGSLFLIPVALIYGTTGIAIGYCIRTKKSKFVLYMSASILFLLNAILQYIAFIVLFNKNILKVLISTFQDSFQQSAKILEGLGQGSSEQLMEQYNAFLDTITTLLPSLLVISSFVVVWILLAINLPIVKRFKIDVPKWNAFRELKLPKSILWYYLITIILAIIWRPEQGTYGNMALVNLNFILQMLMVLQGYSFVFFFSHEKRWTKAIPILIVIFTFFLFPLQYIIRILGIMDLGFGLRQFLNRKSS, encoded by the coding sequence ATGGGAAAATCAAAAATGTTGACTGAAGGAGCTCTAATGCTCGCTGTGTTCGCGATACTACTATTCATTTACAACTATATACCCCTTTTATCTATAGTATCCGTGCTTTTTCTACTCTTACCTTTCATATTATATAGTGCTAAATATCCGTTTAAGCATGCTTTAGTATTATTAATAGGAAGCATTCTCATTTCGGTATTATTAGGATCACTTTTTTTAATACCAGTTGCATTAATTTATGGAACAACAGGGATTGCAATTGGATACTGCATTCGAACGAAAAAATCAAAATTCGTTTTGTACATGTCAGCTAGTATATTATTTTTGTTAAATGCTATCCTACAATACATTGCGTTTATCGTTCTATTTAATAAAAACATTCTAAAAGTATTAATATCTACATTTCAGGATTCATTTCAACAAAGCGCAAAGATCTTAGAAGGACTTGGACAAGGATCCTCGGAGCAGCTAATGGAGCAATATAATGCATTCCTGGACACGATCACCACTTTGCTACCTAGCTTACTAGTTATTTCCTCATTTGTAGTTGTTTGGATACTGCTAGCGATTAATTTACCGATTGTGAAACGGTTTAAAATTGATGTTCCTAAATGGAACGCCTTTCGTGAATTAAAATTACCGAAAAGCATATTATGGTATTATTTAATTACCATCATATTGGCTATAATTTGGCGTCCAGAACAAGGTACTTATGGAAATATGGCTTTAGTTAATTTAAACTTTATTTTACAGATGCTAATGGTTCTCCAAGGATATTCCTTTGTGTTCTTTTTTAGCCATGAAAAAAGATGGACAAAAGCGATTCCAATACTAATTGTTATTTTTACTTTTTTCCTTTTCCCACTTCAATATATAATAAGGATATTAGGTATAATGGATTTAGGATTCGGCTTGAGGCAATTTTTGAATCGAAAATCCTCATAA
- the dnaB gene encoding replicative DNA helicase, whose product MSDLFADRMPPQNIEAEQAVIGAIFLEPASLILASEVLIPEDFYRSAHQKIFNVFLKLNDEGKAVDLVTVAEELAATKQLEDVGGVSYLSEVAGSVPTAANIEYYARIVEEKSLLRRLIRTATTIAQEGYSREDEVDALLNEAEKNIMEVAQRKNAGAFHNIKDVLVRTYDNIEMLHNRVGDITGIPTGFAELDRMTAGFQRNDLIIVAARPSVGKTAFALNIAQNVGTKAGENVAIFSLEMGAEQLVMRMLCAEGNINAQNLRTGSLTDEDWKKLTMAMGSLSNSGIFIDDTPGVRISEIRSKCRRLKQEHGLGMILIDYLQLIQGSGRSGENRQQEVSEISRSLKALARELEVPVIALSQLSRGVEQRQDKRPMMSDIRESGSIEQDADIVAFLYRDDYYDKESENKNIIEIIIAKQRNGPVGTVSLAFVKEYNKFVNLERRFDDAQVPAGA is encoded by the coding sequence ATGAGTGATTTATTTGCAGATCGTATGCCCCCTCAAAATATTGAAGCGGAGCAAGCAGTAATAGGTGCTATTTTTCTAGAACCAGCTTCTTTAATCCTTGCTTCTGAAGTATTAATTCCCGAAGACTTTTATCGCAGTGCCCATCAAAAAATCTTTAATGTATTTTTAAAATTAAATGACGAGGGTAAAGCAGTCGATTTAGTCACTGTCGCAGAGGAATTGGCGGCCACTAAGCAATTGGAAGATGTCGGGGGAGTTTCGTATTTAAGTGAAGTCGCAGGCTCAGTGCCAACTGCTGCAAATATAGAGTATTATGCAAGAATTGTAGAAGAAAAATCTTTACTTCGACGATTGATTCGAACTGCAACAACAATTGCACAAGAGGGATATTCTCGTGAAGATGAAGTAGATGCTCTTCTAAATGAAGCGGAAAAAAATATTATGGAGGTTGCCCAACGGAAAAATGCAGGAGCCTTTCATAATATTAAGGATGTTCTTGTACGAACATATGATAATATCGAGATGCTTCATAATCGCGTGGGCGACATAACAGGAATTCCTACAGGTTTTGCGGAGCTTGATCGTATGACTGCAGGATTTCAACGCAATGATTTAATTATTGTAGCTGCTCGTCCATCAGTAGGGAAAACAGCCTTTGCTTTAAATATTGCACAAAATGTTGGGACAAAAGCGGGAGAAAATGTAGCTATTTTTAGTTTAGAGATGGGCGCAGAACAGCTTGTTATGCGTATGCTTTGTGCAGAAGGAAATATCAATGCGCAAAATCTTCGGACAGGTTCCCTAACAGATGAGGACTGGAAGAAGTTAACGATGGCAATGGGAAGTCTATCAAATTCAGGTATTTTCATTGATGATACACCGGGTGTGCGCATTAGTGAGATACGATCTAAATGTCGTCGATTAAAACAGGAACATGGTCTTGGAATGATCTTAATTGATTATCTTCAACTCATTCAAGGTAGTGGACGTTCAGGTGAAAACAGACAACAAGAGGTATCGGAAATATCTCGTTCTCTAAAGGCACTTGCGCGTGAATTAGAGGTTCCAGTTATTGCGTTATCTCAGCTATCCCGTGGCGTAGAACAACGGCAGGATAAGCGGCCAATGATGTCTGATATCCGTGAATCAGGAAGTATTGAGCAGGATGCCGATATTGTTGCCTTCCTTTATCGTGACGATTATTATGATAAGGAAAGTGAAAACAAAAATATCATTGAGATCATTATTGCCAAACAGCGTAATGGTCCGGTTGGAACGGTATCATTAGCATTTGTTAAAGAGTATAATAAATTTGTTAATTTGGAACGGCGCTTCGATGATGCACAGGTTCCAGCAGGCGCATAA
- a CDS encoding sigma-70 family RNA polymerase sigma factor, which translates to MQSEYMYQLLTKMKDGDQQAFHMLYDATYQDVYRTVSFMVDHQQDREDVMNEIYMQMWTSLANYDTNRPFHFWLNGLVIRQVQRFRVKSWRRFRIFERIRSFSQEESHWDQPTVLNDGTNQMISQAIQKLTDKQRAVIILRFYHDYTLEEIATLLDIPLGTVKSRYHAAIQSLRKNKGILPLERMEKINDY; encoded by the coding sequence ATGCAAAGTGAATATATGTACCAATTACTCACAAAAATGAAAGATGGTGATCAACAGGCGTTTCATATGTTATATGATGCCACCTATCAGGATGTCTACAGAACAGTCTCCTTTATGGTGGATCATCAGCAGGATCGAGAAGATGTCATGAATGAGATCTATATGCAAATGTGGACCTCACTTGCTAACTACGATACGAACCGTCCTTTCCACTTTTGGCTAAACGGATTGGTAATCCGTCAAGTGCAGAGATTTCGAGTCAAGAGCTGGCGGAGATTCCGAATTTTTGAACGCATCCGTAGCTTCTCACAGGAAGAGTCTCATTGGGATCAACCTACTGTGTTGAATGATGGAACAAACCAAATGATATCACAAGCTATCCAAAAACTAACCGACAAACAACGAGCGGTGATTATCCTCCGCTTTTATCACGACTATACTCTTGAGGAAATTGCGACATTGCTCGATATTCCACTGGGTACGGTCAAGTCCAGATATCATGCAGCCATTCAGTCGCTTCGAAAAAATAAAGGGATTCTCCCCTTGGAAAGGATGGAAAAAATCAATGACTATTGA
- a CDS encoding DHH family phosphoesterase, with translation MPSNFNKRMVRYPLYGLLAVSLALLVLIGFYHWWITVIGLLLLGALFYLAFFLEQKSNEETLDYISTLSYRIKRVGEEALMEMPIGIMLINDDLFIEWTNQFMASCFNEETLVGRSLYDVAEDVVPLIKQEIDSEMVSLNGRKYRVTLKLEEKLLYFFDVTEQSEIEKLYKEERTVIAIIFLDNYDEVTQGMDDQTRSSLNSLVTSILNKWAMEYGVFLKRVSSERFISVLNEKILLDLEKSKFSILDEVRETTSKQNIPLTLSIGIGAGVPDLPDLGVLAQSSLDIALGRGGDQVAMKEMNGKVKFYGGKTNPMEKRTRVRARVISHALKELMTQSDKIFVMGHKFPDMDAVGAAIGVRKVAEMNGKEGYIVINFSEIDTGVKRLIEEVKQYPDLYTRFITPEEALEMATEDSLLVVVDTHKPSFVIDDRLIKKIENIVVIDHHRRGEDFIKNPLLVYMEPYASSTAELVTELLEYQPKNEKVNMLEATALLAGIIVDTKSFTLRTGSRTFDAASYLRGQGADTVLVQKFLKEDLNTYIKRAKLIESVAFYRDGIAIGVGTDDTIYNSVLIAQAADTLLTMDGVEASFVVSKRSEDEIGISARSLGKVNVQVIMESLGGGGHLSNAATQLKDTTIEDAKEQLLKAIDDYLEGSQKS, from the coding sequence ATGCCTTCAAATTTTAATAAGCGAATGGTTCGATATCCTCTTTATGGTTTATTGGCCGTTTCTTTGGCCCTTTTGGTGCTTATTGGTTTTTATCATTGGTGGATTACCGTAATCGGACTTCTTCTATTAGGAGCACTTTTTTATCTAGCCTTTTTTCTAGAGCAAAAGTCAAATGAGGAAACACTCGATTATATTTCCACTTTATCTTATCGTATAAAACGAGTCGGTGAAGAGGCGTTAATGGAAATGCCGATTGGAATTATGTTGATTAATGATGATTTATTTATCGAATGGACCAATCAGTTCATGGCTTCCTGTTTTAACGAAGAAACACTCGTCGGTCGTTCCCTTTATGATGTTGCGGAAGATGTTGTTCCATTAATCAAGCAAGAAATTGATTCGGAAATGGTTTCATTAAATGGAAGAAAGTATAGAGTGACCTTAAAGCTAGAAGAAAAATTATTATATTTCTTTGATGTAACGGAGCAATCTGAAATTGAAAAACTTTATAAGGAAGAAAGAACAGTAATCGCAATCATATTTTTAGATAATTATGATGAAGTTACTCAAGGAATGGATGACCAAACTAGAAGTAGCTTAAACAGTCTTGTAACCTCTATACTAAATAAATGGGCCATGGAGTATGGTGTTTTTCTAAAACGGGTCTCTTCCGAGCGTTTCATAAGTGTATTAAATGAAAAAATTCTTCTTGATTTAGAGAAAAGTAAATTTTCAATCCTGGATGAAGTTCGGGAAACAACGTCAAAACAGAATATCCCTTTAACATTAAGTATTGGGATTGGAGCAGGTGTCCCAGATTTGCCGGATCTAGGGGTATTAGCCCAATCAAGTTTAGATATCGCCCTTGGTAGAGGTGGCGACCAAGTTGCGATGAAGGAAATGAATGGAAAGGTAAAGTTTTACGGTGGTAAAACTAATCCGATGGAAAAACGTACACGAGTTCGTGCTCGCGTAATCTCTCACGCATTGAAAGAGTTGATGACGCAAAGTGACAAAATATTTGTGATGGGTCATAAGTTTCCCGATATGGATGCAGTTGGTGCAGCAATTGGTGTACGGAAGGTAGCTGAAATGAACGGGAAAGAAGGATATATTGTCATTAATTTTTCTGAAATTGATACAGGTGTAAAACGATTAATAGAAGAAGTAAAGCAATATCCTGACTTATATACTCGTTTCATTACTCCAGAGGAAGCCTTGGAGATGGCAACAGAAGATTCACTACTTGTAGTTGTAGATACTCATAAGCCTTCCTTTGTAATTGATGACCGGCTGATTAAAAAAATTGAAAATATTGTTGTCATTGATCACCATCGACGTGGTGAGGATTTTATTAAAAATCCTTTACTTGTATATATGGAGCCTTATGCTTCCTCTACTGCAGAGCTTGTTACCGAACTATTAGAGTATCAACCTAAAAATGAAAAAGTGAATATGCTGGAAGCAACGGCATTATTAGCAGGTATTATTGTTGATACAAAAAGTTTTACCTTACGTACAGGTTCGCGTACATTTGATGCAGCATCTTATTTAAGAGGACAGGGTGCAGATACCGTTTTAGTCCAGAAGTTTTTAAAAGAAGATTTGAATACTTATATAAAACGTGCCAAACTGATTGAAAGTGTGGCGTTTTACCGTGACGGCATTGCTATAGGGGTGGGTACGGATGATACGATTTATAATTCCGTCTTAATCGCCCAGGCAGCTGATACATTACTTACAATGGATGGAGTTGAGGCTTCATTCGTCGTATCCAAACGGTCTGAGGACGAAATTGGTATTAGTGCCCGTTCATTAGGAAAAGTAAATGTTCAAGTCATCATGGAGAGTCTCGGTGGTGGTGGCCATTTATCAAATGCTGCTACACAGCTGAAGGATACAACAATTGAGGATGCAAAGGAACAATTACTAAAAGCAATAGATGACTATTTAGAAGGGAGTCAAAAATCATGA
- a CDS encoding adenylosuccinate synthase, which yields MSSVVVVGTQWGDEGKGKITDFLSENAEVIARYQGGNNAGHTIRFNGETYKLHLIPSGIFYKDKISVIGNGMVVDPKALVQELKGLHDRGIATDNLRISNRAHVILPYHLKIDEMDEERKGANKIGTTKKGIGPAYMDKAARVGIRIADLLDKEIFEEKLSHNLKEKNRLLERFYETEGFNLEDILDEYFEYGQQIKQYVCDTSVVLNDALDEGRRVLFEGAQGVMLDIDQGTYPFVTSSNPIAGGVTIGSGVGPTKINHVVGVAKAYTSRVGDGPFPTELHDEIGQQIREVGREYGTTTGRPRRVGWFDSVVVRHARRVSGITDLSLNSIDVLTGIETVKICVAYRYKDEIIKEYPANLNILAECEPIYEELPGWTEDITACKTLDELPANARHYLERISQLSGISLSMFSVGPDREQTNIIHSVWR from the coding sequence ATGTCGTCAGTTGTAGTAGTAGGAACTCAATGGGGAGATGAAGGAAAAGGGAAAATTACCGATTTCCTTTCAGAAAATGCAGAGGTCATTGCCCGTTATCAAGGCGGTAATAATGCAGGCCATACCATTCGTTTTAATGGGGAAACATATAAGTTACATCTAATTCCATCTGGAATTTTTTATAAGGATAAAATTAGTGTTATTGGAAATGGAATGGTTGTTGATCCAAAGGCGCTTGTACAAGAGTTAAAAGGATTACACGATAGAGGAATAGCAACAGATAATTTACGTATCAGTAATCGAGCTCATGTGATTCTTCCTTACCATTTAAAAATTGATGAAATGGATGAGGAAAGAAAAGGGGCAAATAAAATCGGTACAACGAAAAAGGGAATCGGACCAGCATATATGGATAAAGCGGCTAGAGTAGGAATCCGAATCGCTGATTTATTAGATAAAGAAATTTTTGAGGAGAAGCTTTCTCATAATTTAAAGGAAAAAAACCGTTTACTTGAACGTTTCTATGAAACAGAAGGGTTCAATTTAGAAGATATACTCGATGAATATTTTGAGTATGGTCAACAAATAAAACAATATGTATGTGACACTTCCGTTGTATTAAATGATGCATTAGATGAAGGACGTCGTGTATTATTTGAAGGTGCTCAAGGAGTTATGCTTGATATTGACCAAGGTACTTATCCATTTGTTACATCCTCTAACCCAATTGCTGGTGGTGTGACAATCGGATCCGGTGTTGGTCCAACGAAGATTAACCATGTAGTAGGAGTGGCTAAGGCATATACATCTCGTGTCGGTGATGGTCCATTCCCTACGGAATTACATGATGAAATTGGCCAACAAATTCGTGAAGTAGGACGTGAATATGGCACGACAACTGGTCGTCCACGACGTGTTGGTTGGTTTGATAGTGTAGTTGTTCGTCATGCTCGTCGTGTGAGCGGGATTACAGATCTTTCCCTTAATTCAATTGATGTGCTTACAGGTATCGAAACAGTAAAAATTTGTGTGGCATACCGTTATAAGGATGAAATTATTAAAGAGTACCCAGCAAATCTAAATATTTTAGCTGAATGTGAGCCAATCTATGAAGAACTTCCAGGTTGGACAGAGGATATTACAGCTTGTAAAACACTAGATGAATTACCAGCTAATGCTCGTCACTATTTAGAACGTATATCTCAATTATCAGGAATATCATTATCTATGTTCTCAGTAGGTCCAGACCGTGAGCAAACGAATATCATTCATAGTGTGTGGAGATAA
- a CDS encoding methyl-accepting chemotaxis protein — MIKSIKFKFIFIISLLLIIAFTVMIGLTTLRVSEKNEESVISETDRLVDDLNYSIQLYFNQYEKSLQQISSYEKVGQYGYNEISSKKAEILKDNDIKELFDGYLNTYKEATNIYFATTNKKMLVFPAVQLPSDFDPTLENWYKNAINTTGRVVWTEPYKDKTTNEFVITGSKAVIKKGMIVGVVSVDIKLSEITNRVSNMKIGYKGVPFIVNGEGKSIIYKDSRGEDVTKYPYFDQMMQENKGHGIIHYQKEGDNKVLVYSTNLTNRWKIGAIYSQKDLMVMARDIQLTLLVLGIITLFISICVLTFISIRITKPIGQLKKAMGQLSGGDLSAVSIVKSKDEMGDLSHHFNTMVNRIREIILRVNSSVLKVKESAESLSATSEETNASSEQVAVAVNEIAEGASKSAEEAEAANNNSVQLSTQINEIYQKSGLMSDVAKKASEMNDLGINKMNDLTDSFRQSEQFIQSMSSIITDLSHKVKTIETVIQVITNLSSQTNLLALNASIEAARAGEHGKGFAVVAEEVRKLAEQSVHATNQVKDTILDIQVESQRAVEEMDRTNEIFVQQSQVVLDTNNTFNAISTLIHDLQDSIHTVYSSVQAVSDHKDELVHIIQSMAAMSEQTAAACEEVGASTEEQLRAIQTVAQSSEDLKGLSYDLQDIVSYFKVKNK, encoded by the coding sequence TTGATTAAATCTATTAAATTTAAATTTATATTTATTATTTCGCTACTATTGATTATTGCTTTTACGGTAATGATTGGTTTAACAACCTTGAGAGTAAGCGAAAAGAACGAAGAGAGTGTTATTTCCGAAACAGACCGATTGGTTGATGATTTAAATTATTCAATCCAGCTTTATTTTAATCAGTATGAGAAGAGCTTACAGCAAATAAGTTCATATGAAAAAGTCGGTCAATATGGATATAATGAAATTTCTTCAAAGAAAGCGGAAATATTAAAAGATAATGATATAAAAGAGTTATTCGATGGATACTTAAATACGTATAAAGAGGCAACGAATATTTATTTTGCTACAACAAATAAAAAAATGCTCGTTTTTCCAGCAGTCCAATTACCATCTGATTTTGATCCAACATTAGAAAACTGGTATAAAAATGCCATTAATACAACTGGAAGGGTTGTTTGGACGGAGCCATATAAGGATAAAACGACCAATGAGTTTGTTATTACTGGATCAAAGGCTGTTATAAAAAAAGGTATGATTGTTGGTGTAGTCTCCGTTGATATAAAACTATCTGAAATAACAAATCGAGTTTCAAACATGAAAATTGGCTATAAAGGTGTTCCTTTCATTGTAAATGGTGAAGGAAAGTCCATTATTTATAAGGATTCCCGCGGCGAGGATGTAACAAAATACCCTTATTTCGATCAAATGATGCAAGAGAATAAAGGGCATGGGATTATTCATTATCAAAAAGAAGGAGATAACAAGGTTCTTGTATATAGTACGAATTTAACAAATAGATGGAAAATCGGTGCCATATACTCACAAAAAGATTTGATGGTGATGGCAAGAGATATTCAATTGACTCTCTTAGTTCTAGGAATCATAACCCTATTCATTTCTATTTGTGTCTTAACCTTTATTTCAATTCGAATTACAAAGCCTATAGGGCAATTAAAGAAAGCTATGGGGCAGTTATCGGGTGGAGATCTGTCCGCGGTATCTATTGTGAAATCGAAAGATGAGATGGGTGATCTATCCCATCATTTTAATACGATGGTGAATCGCATAAGAGAAATTATTTTGCGTGTTAATTCTTCCGTCTTAAAAGTTAAGGAATCAGCAGAGTCTCTAAGTGCAACTTCTGAGGAAACAAATGCTTCTAGTGAGCAAGTGGCTGTAGCAGTAAATGAAATAGCTGAGGGAGCATCAAAATCTGCAGAAGAAGCAGAGGCTGCTAATAATAACTCTGTTCAGTTGAGTACACAAATCAATGAGATATATCAAAAGTCTGGGTTAATGTCAGATGTTGCTAAGAAGGCAAGTGAAATGAATGATCTTGGTATTAATAAAATGAATGATTTAACCGACTCATTCAGGCAATCAGAGCAGTTCATTCAATCTATGTCTTCAATTATTACTGATCTTTCACATAAGGTGAAAACGATTGAAACAGTTATTCAGGTAATTACTAATTTATCTTCACAAACTAATTTGCTTGCTTTAAATGCTAGTATTGAAGCGGCACGTGCAGGAGAGCATGGAAAAGGTTTTGCCGTTGTAGCTGAAGAGGTTCGGAAATTGGCTGAACAATCTGTTCATGCAACAAATCAAGTGAAAGACACCATTCTTGATATACAGGTAGAATCCCAGCGGGCAGTCGAAGAAATGGATCGAACGAATGAAATTTTTGTGCAACAATCTCAAGTAGTTCTTGATACAAACAATACATTCAATGCCATTTCTACACTTATTCATGATCTTCAAGATTCTATCCATACAGTATATTCAAGTGTTCAAGCTGTTTCAGATCATAAGGATGAGTTAGTCCATATAATTCAAAGCATGGCAGCAATGTCAGAACAAACAGCAGCTGCTTGTGAAGAAGTGGGTGCGTCTACGGAGGAGCAATTACGTGCGATCCAAACTGTCGCGCAGTCGTCAGAGGATTTGAAAGGATTAAGCTATGATTTGCAAGATATTGTATCTTATTTCAAAGTGAAGAATAAATAA